From the Cryptomeria japonica chromosome 2, Sugi_1.0, whole genome shotgun sequence genome, one window contains:
- the LOC131859840 gene encoding uncharacterized protein LOC131859840, with the protein MDVRFLIDTKTRRIVYAEAGKLFIDFLFSILNMPIGYITRLLLKWQSTKKVGSVTNLHESREKLGDDERFPECGYINIFSFSMTGGGKCYVCPHAGQDSHETTTHNISNEGEEKCWCGQNMNRIVELPGCSGYVSQSSFLITDELHITASSMANSRNIHTQFNINDFTDLEKRTVFVDSDKACELAGASLVSKTVLNDVFGQEIFKDENNLFEAGLFEGGNYLSEAGLFEEGLSSDDA; encoded by the exons ATGGATGTACGCTTCCTGATAGACACTAAAACTCGACGTATCGTATACGCTGAGGCCGGAAAATTGTTTATCGATTTTCTGTTTAGCATTCTTAATATGCCCATCGGTTATATCACTAGGTTGCTGCTTAAATGGCAATCCACGAAGAAAGTTGGGTCAGTCACCAATCTACATGAGAGCAGAGAAAAACTGGGCGATGATGAGAGGTTTCCTGAGTGCGGATATATAAACATCTTCTCTTTCAGTATGACGGGAGGTGGAAAGTGTTACGTCTGCCCGCATGCTGGGCAGGATTCTCACGAAACAACGACTCACAATATCAGCAACGAAGGAGAAGAGAAATGTTGGTGCGGGCAGAATATGAACCGAATCGTTGAGCTCCCTGGGTGTAGCGGTTATGTATCCCAGTCCTCGTTTCTGATAACCGATGAATTGCACATAACAGCGAGCTCTATGGCCAACTCTAGAAATATACACACTCAGTTCAATATCAATGATTTTACAGACCTTGAAAAGCGTACGGTATTTGTTGATAGCGACAAG GCATGTGAGCTTGCGGGGGCTTCCCTGGTTTCAAAAACTGTGTTGAATGATGTTTTCGGACAAGAGATTTTCAAAGATGAAAATAATTTATTCGAAGCTGGGTTGTTCGAAGGTGGAAATTATTTATCCGAAGCTGGGTTGTTCGAAGAAG GTCTTTCGAGTGATGATGCATAA